In Phycisphaerae bacterium RAS1, the DNA window AAATCGCCTCCATCCGCATCGCGATCATGTGCGCGGCGTAGTTCGCTGTTCCGGCGTCGCCGGCCGCCGTCCGCGCGATGATCGCGACGAACGCCAGTTGCGCGACAGCCATGACCGCCGCATCTGCCGCGGCCGGCAGACCGATCCGCAGCATGCGGGCAATCGTCAGCCAATCGGGCCGCAGCAGCCGGCGCTCGATGCGCAGCGCACCCAGCCCGCGCAGCAGCACCACCGCCATGAGCAGGCCTCCCAGGCTGCGGGCGGCAACGGTGCCGATCGCGATGCCATAGACGCCCAGCCGCGGACCGAACCAGCCGAAGACCAGTCCGCTGGAGAGACCGGCATTGACGGCGCTGACGAGGGTCATGACCAGCATCGGCGTGCGCGTGTCGCCGGCGGCGCGCACGGCCGCACCTCCGACCAGCGTGAGGCTGGCGAGAATGTATCCGAACGAATCAATGCGCAGGAAGTCGCGGCACATCACCTCTGCGGTCGCCGTCCGCGTCAGCGTGTGGGCGAAGAACGGCGCGCAGCCCCAGGCGCCGGCGGCCACCAGCACGCCGACGATCAGCGCCATCAGCATGGCCTGGTTGAGCAGGCGACCGGCCTGAGCCTCATCGCGCGCCCCGACGGCGCGGCTGACGAGCGCCGCCGCGCCGGTGCTGACCAGGAAAAAGCCCAGCGTTACAAACCAGCCGACATAGGCGCCCGTCCCCACGGCTGCGGTGGCGTCCTTACTGAGCGTCCCCGCCAGGTAGACGTCGACAAAGCCAACCAGGAAGTTCACGACCTGCTCGCCCAGCATCGGCAAGGCCAGGAGCAGAATCTGCCAGGAAAGAGCGGCTTGCAGAGGTTTCGCGGTGTTAATCCTGTCAGTTCCCGTTTCGCATCCGGGGAGCATCGGCGCCCCGCCGGCGGATCAGTGAGACGCCGATGCTCCCCGCGCGTCGTGCTTTGATCGGGACACGGCCAGGCGGCAGGTCGTTGGCCGAATCAGCCGTTTTTCTTGTCTTGTTTGGCCGACTCGTCGCCGTTGCTCTTGGGCTTGGTTTCTTTCTTACCGGCGTCGGCGGTCTTGGGCAGCTTGGCCGCCGCCTTCTTGGCCTTGTCTGCGGCGGCCGTGCCGGCGTGCTGTTTCTGCACCTTGTCGTACCACTCGCGCGCCTGGTCGTAGAGCTCCACCTTGGCGAAGCGGTCGCCGATCTCGAGCCAGCGGTCGGCCTCCTGCTCGCTGCGGCGCTTGGCGATAATCGTCTTGACGCTCGCGTCGGCGTTGATCTTGTCGATCTGCTTCTGCGCGTCGGCGGCCGCCTTGCTTTCCGGGTAGCGCTCGATCGTCTGCTTGAACGTGTCAACCGCCTCGACGTACTGCTTGTTGGCGATCAGGTCGGCGGCTTCCTCGTTGCGCATCTCACCGCGGACGTTGTCCGTGGCCTTGCGCACCAGCGCCTTGTGCTCACGGTTGGATTGCAGCTTCGCCAGCTCCGTCTCGGCCTCGCGCGCGGCGTCCTTCGCTCCGAAACGAACCGCGATGTCCGCCAGCACGGCGATGGCCTGGTCAATTTTCTTCTCTTCAATCAGCTTCCTGGCTTCCTCGATACGCTGCTTGGCGCCTTCCTCGGCTTTCTGGGCCAGCGCGGTCGCATCGCTGCCGCCCGCCGCGCCTCCGCCGGTCGAGGCCACGGACGCAACCTGCGACGCCAGCGTGTAGGCCTTGCCGAACTGCTTTTCGGCCATCAGCTTGTTGGCCTTCGCCAGCCGGGCCTTGAGCGACTCCGGATCGGCGCCGATGGGCGGCGTCTTGCGAATCTGGTCCTTGACGCGCTCCTCCAGCTCACCCGGATGCCCGCGCCAACGCAGAACGCCCTTGGTGTCGACCACGTAAGCCCGAGGGTAGGAACTGATCTGGAAAAAGTCCTCCGCGTCGGCCCCCGCCACATACGAAAACTCGAACTCCTTCGCCTTGGCGAACTTCTCGACCGCGTCCGGCTTTTCCGGGCTGATGGCGATGACGTGCACGCCCGGCATCTTGGCGACCTTCTTCACTTCGGCGACAACGTCCGCCGATCCTGCGTCCGTCGACTTGAAGAAGAACAGCACCAGGATCCGCCCGCGGCCCTCGGCGATCGCAAACTCCTTTTCGCCGTTCTTGACGTCGGTCAATTTGTACTCGGGTAGCGGCTCGTCAACGATTTGCGCCGTAGACGGGCTGACCAGCAGAAACGTCGCAAAAAGCAGCAGCGCGGGACGCAACATGGGCGACCTCCCGAAAGCAGCCGGCCGGGCAAGCTCGCACCTCGGCCGAGAATTCCACGCTGAGTATATTTCACCTCTCCGCCGCACGCCATGCTATGACGCATCTCGCGAAACCGCTCATCCTCGTCAGGCGGTGATCGGGGGGCGACCAGAGATTCGGCCGGCGTGGCGGGCGTATCTGTCCGAACCCGCCGCGCCAAGCGGGGGGTTGACGTTCGAAACCATGCGGCGCCACACAGGCCGGGAGCGTCGACCCGCCGCTTGGCGCGGCGGGTTCGGAAAAACGCTACGCCGGCGGCGCCTGGCAAGAATGTCGGCGGGGTTCAGCCCGTCCGACCCTCCACGCCCCTCCCTGCTACGCCATGCTCAGCACGCGGCGTTGGGCGCATGCCTCGCGCAGCGCTGGAAAGACGAACCGCTCCGCCACCGCGTCCCACGACATCTTCTTCGCCAGCTCGTAGCCTGAGCGAATCAGCTTGCCGCGCTGCTCGTCGCTGGTCGGCAGCCGCGCGAGCAGCCCCTCGGCGATTTTCGGCGCCAGTTCCCGTTCGAGCTTCCGTCGCGCGGGCGCGTCGATGCGGATCGCTTCCTGTACGCTCTCAATCGCCAGGCCGTTGTGCAGATAATCCGCCAGGAGCACGTTGGCCACCGGCTTCTCGCCCACCACCCGCGCCAAAAAACCCGCGCAGCCGCAGGACGTGCTGACCACGCACACGCTGCCGAACGTCAGCGGCTCCAGCGGCGAGATGCCGAAGGGTTCGTAAAGGCTCAAGCCGAACTCCGCGTCGGAACCACGGCGGAAATCCTGGAATTCGACCTCCGGCGGAACGCGCAGGCCGCAGGTGTCGCGACTGAAGCCCCACTGGTTGATGAAGATCACCTTGACGTTGCGGGCGCGGGTGTTGAAGACCTCGACCTGCCGGAAAAAGTCGGTTTCACCCGCGGTCAGGTCGGGCAGGCCCTCGCGGTGGGCCAGCGGCCAGTCGTATTCCTCTTCCATTCGCCGGATGTCTTCGGGGCTGCGGCGCGGCAACTCGGTCGAAAGCACCAGCAGCACGGCGGACTGCCCGCGCTGGCCCAGAAGAGGATCCAAGGCCGCGAGTACGTCCAGATCGCGCCACAGCGCTTTGCTGCGGACGAAGCGCGTGACGTGCGTAAACGTGTAGTCCGGCCGCCAACCGAGCAGGCTTTCGGCGTAGTTTTGAAGATGCTCGCGCGACGTGTGTTTTTCTTCGACGGTGATCTTCCCCGCCGGCACGCCGTTAAACGCCAGCGCGACCTGGGCAGAGTCAAACTTGCGGCCGAAAAACTCAAGCTCACGCGCCACCAGATGTCCGACCGCCAGCGTGCGGTCGCAGAAGGATGCGGCCTCGACGACCGCGTGCTTGAAATAGTCGTGCTGCGGGCCGAAGACCTGCTCCAGGTACAGGCCGTTGGCGCGGGCCAGCTCCATGGCGCGATAGAACATCACATCGTGCCCCGGCGCGGCCTCGACAATCCGCCGCACCGGCGCCACCTCGTGGGCGTGAAACAGGCTGCGCCAGGCGCGCGGCTCCTGCATCGTCAGCGTCAGGGCCGTGGGAACGCCCATGAACTCGTGCGCCAGCACCGCGGCCGGCTCGCCCGCGCTGCTCAGCCGCATCGCCCGCAGCGCCGCCGCGGCCGGGCCGGCGAGCTGCACGTATTGCTCAAATTCCCAGATATGTTCGTAGCGATTCGACGAAAGGCCGTAGCGCTCCCAAAGCTGCCCCTTGACGTAGTTCAGCGGACCGGAGTGGATGCCGCGCAGGTCGACCAGCAGCACTTCGCACATCGACCGCCGCGCCGACGGCACGTCCTCAATCGGCTTGCGGCCGTAAACCAGCCGGACGTTCCAGTCGCTCTCGATGCGGCGGAAGGCGTCGGCGTAGGGGCTGCCGTAGATCTGATCGAGCGGCGAATATTCAACGATGGCGCCCGCGCCGAGACGGCTGGGCTTTTCCGGATAGAAGAGCGGGCAGACGAGGACAGTGCGCCCGACCTGGTCACGATACGGGCGGCTGTTGATCAGTCCCTCGAGAACGGTGCCGATGCCGCCGACCTTGTAGACGGCTTCGTGCGTGACGTGGATCACGTTCAGCAGCGGCATCCCAGCGCGTGCCTCTCTCTGATTCAGGCCTTTGGCCCGATATACGATCCGAGCCGCGACCGTGAGGGAGCGGTTCGCGGCGAGCAGGCGGCCACCGCTTCCTTACGCTCCCTCACCGGTCGCGGCTCGGAAAAAGCGGCATCCGTGCGAAACGCAACGCTAGCCCTTGGCCTTCAGCGCGTTGAGCTTCCGCGTCAGGCGGCTTTTGCGCCGCGCTGCGGCGTTGGGGTGCAGCGTGCCGCGGCTGGCTTCGCGATCGAGCGTGCGGACGG includes these proteins:
- the mdtK_2 gene encoding Multidrug resistance protein MdtK gives rise to the protein MLPGCETGTDRINTAKPLQAALSWQILLLALPMLGEQVVNFLVGFVDVYLAGTLSKDATAAVGTGAYVGWFVTLGFFLVSTGAAALVSRAVGARDEAQAGRLLNQAMLMALIVGVLVAAGAWGCAPFFAHTLTRTATAEVMCRDFLRIDSFGYILASLTLVGGAAVRAAGDTRTPMLVMTLVSAVNAGLSSGLVFGWFGPRLGVYGIAIGTVAARSLGGLLMAVVLLRGLGALRIERRLLRPDWLTIARMLRIGLPAAADAAVMAVAQLAFVAIIARTAAGDAGTANYAAHMIAMRMEAISYLPALAWATAGATLVGQALGARDPRRAARAGHLAAIQGAALTTAVGVGFYLLAEPIYRMMSDDPAVIAVGAPAFRLIAFAQPVLGAAIVYIGVLRGAGDTRATLVFSLIGGLALRVPGAWLGGIALGGGLIGAWCGMWSDNVAKLLLGGGRFLQGGWKRLRL
- a CDS encoding AhpC/TSA family protein produces the protein MLRPALLLFATFLLVSPSTAQIVDEPLPEYKLTDVKNGEKEFAIAEGRGRILVLFFFKSTDAGSADVVAEVKKVAKMPGVHVIAISPEKPDAVEKFAKAKEFEFSYVAGADAEDFFQISSYPRAYVVDTKGVLRWRGHPGELEERVKDQIRKTPPIGADPESLKARLAKANKLMAEKQFGKAYTLASQVASVASTGGGAAGGSDATALAQKAEEGAKQRIEEARKLIEEKKIDQAIAVLADIAVRFGAKDAAREAETELAKLQSNREHKALVRKATDNVRGEMRNEEAADLIANKQYVEAVDTFKQTIERYPESKAAADAQKQIDKINADASVKTIIAKRRSEQEADRWLEIGDRFAKVELYDQAREWYDKVQKQHAGTAAADKAKKAAAKLPKTADAGKKETKPKSNGDESAKQDKKNG